In Palaemon carinicauda isolate YSFRI2023 chromosome 14, ASM3689809v2, whole genome shotgun sequence, the following proteins share a genomic window:
- the LOC137653444 gene encoding uncharacterized protein produces MVVRNQFKAYCSYCKQEGHHIENCPNPSCKKSDVGKNSPNPNRKDNKTFHVAAQELDGDVFKPFTCKGTVNGIPVTCLRDTGSSQSVVALPSQDFKLRHECVTVSDLSTTKSMPLAEVNLRCPYYQGNVLIAVSRDPLPCSSIQLLIGMILQGPLLIQ; encoded by the exons atggttgtcagaaatcagttcaaag CATATTGTTCCTACTGTAAGCAGGAAGGGCATCACATAGAGAACTGTCCTAATCCTTCGTGCAAGAAGTCTGATGTTGGAAAGAATTCTCCGAACCCTAATAGGAAGGATAATAAAACTTTTCATGTTGCTGCTCAAGAACTTGATGGGGACGTCTTCAAACCTTTTACTTGTAAAGGCACCGTGAATGGTATTCCAGTTACTTGCTTAAGAGATACAGGATCCTCCCAAAGTGTGGTAGCTCTGCCTTCACAGGACTTCAAACTGAGACATGAGTGTGTTACTGTTTCGGACCTCAGTACCACCAAATCCATGCCTTTGGCAGAGGTGAATTTACGGTGTCCTTACTATCAAGGTAATGTTTTAATTGCAGTTTCACGAGATCCTTTGCCTTGTTCATCTATCCAGCTTTTAATTGGTATGATCTTGCAGGGGCCATTGTTAATCCAGTAG